The nucleotide window ACATGGTGTTTAGTGGCACTGCAAAAAGGTGTCTCTCTTCCCTGTTGCAACTTATCACCATACGTATACCTTTTATCCTTTAGTCTGCATGTATAAGAGAGAGCTAAAGGACGGTTTAGTAGTAGAACTCACCGGACTGCCTTGCTCTCCACTGTCTCCTCTGTACCCTGGCGTACCCAGAAGGCCCATGGCACCTTTGTTCCCCTTATCGCCATTGAACCCTGGCCCCGGAGGACCTGGGGGCCCACGAGGGCCCTGCATTCctacacacagggagacagggatcAGAAGGATCAACAACTACACAAAAGACAAAGAGTGCAAACAAGGAAACCTTAAAGTGGTGTGGTACCAGCTATTGCTCTGGTCTAGAGAGTAACTATATAGTCCATCTCTCCAATGTAGAGAGTAACTATATAGTCCATCGCTTGCAAAATTACAATCATTTGGTATCTTGATCACACAATAAATCCGGAAGTTGGTGAGATCGGCTCAACCATGTGGGTGGACAAATTGCATAATTCTCCACTTACTAATTGCGTAAGTGGAAAAATATGTGAGGggcttatttgtgtgtgtacgtgtgtctgtgtgtgtgtatgtgtgtgtgtgtatgttcatgtgtttgtgtgtgtgtccgtaagTAACTGGATTTACAGTACCTGGGACTCCAAGGCCACCGTTTGGGCCACGTTCCCCTTTTGTCCCCTCAAAGCAGACTCCATTCTGACCAGGACTAccagggaggcctgggggacCACGCAGGCCTGGGGGGCCCATGTCCCCTAAAGACCCGGGGGGACCAAGGGGACCATAGGGCCCAGGGAAGCCCGTGTCCCCCTTCAGTCCTGTGAAGGATTTTAATTAGATGTAATTTCCATTTGGATTAGTAATGGCAGTTCTAATAGCTTTAGGTGGGAAATGCAATGGTGCATATGAACGGCAAATCAGATGttctgtgtttagtgtgtgggaTCCCACCAGGCtggcctgtctgtccatctgctcCTCTTGGCCCAACATCGGGGGCTGAGGAGAAAACAGATGATCAAAAAGCAAGCAAGCAGGCAGGGGATGCACATTCATTCAGTATTTCATTTAACACTACTGTATTTGATATATTGTATAAATATACTGTTTATGGCGTATTTTACGAATACATGCATGCCTGCTGCCTCTGTACCGTGAATTGTCAAAACAGCAAGCAAGCAtgcagatgatgatgatgcaaaATCATGTTATGTTTAGGGTCATACATATCGCAGAACTAGAAGTTTGGGTCTATGCCTGTCGGATTTGCGCCGTGAATGATCAGACAGTTCTCTAACCTCCCatgtcccctttctctcctgccGGTCCAGGGATGCCGTCCCTGCCCTGGCTCCCTCTGGGCCCAGCTGCACCCGGGTCCCCTGCAAGCCCTTGGTTCCCTATGGAGAGTGATGGCGGCTGATGGTCAGAGATCTGAACACCAGAAGCTCAAACGCAACGGCGCCATATTGTTATGCAGCAGAAGCTTTGGTAGTTTTGTATGTGATCTACCTGGCGGGGCATTCTGGCCATGGCAACCACCAGAACCAGGAAGTCCATCAAAACCTTTCTCCCCAGAGGGCCCTGGGCTGCCTAGTAgagtcaagagagagagagagacagagagagagagagagagagagagagagagagagagagagagagagagagagagagagagagagagagagagacagaaagacagacagggagaaacacagacagggagaaagacagacagggagaaagacagacagaatagTATCCTTTGTCATTTCAGCACCACATGATAATGATAAGTATTCCTAAAGTGATATGAAATGTGGCATACAGACAGAAAGGACTTAGTACTTGTAATGCAAGCCAGGATTGAATAGCATACTGTGCATTTGGCTGGTATAACAGATACATGtgctacaaaaaaaaaaaaacctcgaGATCCTGggattccctctctccctctgggccCTGTGGAGCCTAAAGGTCCTGGAGACCCAAACCTTCCAGtatcacccctctcccccatctctcctgtcaCTCCCGGCAACCCTGGCTCGCCCTAGGACACAGAGAAGATGCATTACTATATGGTACGTGCAGAGGATTTGATTCCAGTCAAATaatgtataatatatattttcattcGAAACACATTTTGTTGATTATCAATGAATTCCCTTCTTGATCTAGATCACATTCGTTATGGAAGTCATTGGCACTGCTGCCATGTTTTATAAAAACTGCATGCTGTGTTTAATCTTCAAACTGTATAAATATAATTACAATATGATCTAAACATTAGTTTTTATGTATCACTTATAAACTCcccaacatacagtacatgtataATATTTTGTCAGTCCTCAGGTACATATGCTACTGCCATGTCTGTGGGCTATACTTCTGTACCTTCTCCCCAGGTCTCCCCTGGGTGCCTGGTTCAAGGAGGCCGGCCTCTCCTTTAGCCCCTTTAGGTCCGTTCATTCCTGGTGTACCAGATGAGCCAGCTGCTCCACGGACACCTGTCGCACCTTTCTCAGCCTTCACACCTGGTCAGGACCAAACCAACGTACCAAACGCATCAGCACGTAACCAGCGGAGATTACATTAACGCTAACATGGCAGCACAACTGATGCAATCAGTAATAAATATTATATTATGAATAATGTTATATAATGAAGCAAGTCCATTATGTTGATTTCGATTAcattagggatgcaccgatatGGAAATTGTGGCCGATACCGATACGGCCGCCGATATATCGTGCATCCCTAGATTAGATGGTTACCTGGCAACCCCATGTCTCCTTGAGCACCAAGAATTCCAAGTAAACCTGGAGCCCCTTTTTGTCCATCTCTGCCAGGATCTCCAGGGGGACCTAAACAGGATGTGAGGTAGGAGGACCACATGAGGCATGGTTGACACATAACAGGAGGAcaagttattttattttcctgTCTATGGCCATTTTGTTGGATTCctgttgtaggctactgtcccaATTGGACCCTGTCATTGGGTTTGCGGGAAGGCGTGTCTccactgtgtgtcctgtgttgtATAATGTTGTTGACATTTGGCAATgctgttctgtgtctgtgtttctgaccCCTGCTGCACACTAATTACCTTTGTAATGATAAATAAcccaacccattcatttgaataaggtgtgttggagcagggaaacatctaaaacatacaggacagggggcccctgaggaccaggattcgACACCCCTGGGATagatgagtcaggtggctgagcgggtagagcattgagatagtaatctgaaggttgccagttagattcccggccggtgcacatgacgttgtgtccttgggtaaggcacttcaccttacttgcctcggggaaaatgtctctgtacttactgtaagtcgctctggataagagcgtctgctaaataactaaatgtaaatgtaaggttgTGTGTTGATGCGAACCTGGAGGCCCACTGCTCCCTGGGTTTCCGGTCCTCCCGCTTTCCCCTCTCGGTCCTGCGAGTCCTGGCTCCCCTTTCTGCCCATTTTGTGCTGAGGATCCTAAAAACATCACAAAGGGCTTAGAAAACCTGTTCAACTTTTTATACAAACCATCTGTGGTCTTTAATCGTCAAGTCATCGAGTCAATTGCAATGAAGCCACAGCACGTGTGAAATTTGTCTTATAAATAGGATTTTATCTAGTTCTGTAATCTGTAATTTCTGTAATCTGTAATTTCTGTAATCTGTAATTTCCGTCGCGCCGTAAAATTGGGTTGGAATGATGAGATGCTTACCCCGAGGCCCTGCTTCTCCGGGATCTCCGAATGTTTCGAAATCAGTTGATAAACCTTTAGAACCCTTCGGCCCCACGTCTCCCACCAAGCCCCGTGGTCCAGCTGGCCCTCTGGCTCCGCCTACCCCCATTAGCCCTGGTGGGACAGGAAGAACTAGCATCACAACCAACctccgtgcatgtgtgtgtgtgtgtgttataatgGTTTGGCTTGTGCTAGTGCAGGAACATAAAAAAAGTAAAAGCCACCTCATTCAATAATATTCAGCATTCACAATGGAGTACAGTTCCACAATAGAACAACAACAGTCAAATTAACCCGACAAACAAAATCCAAAAAACAAAATCCCATTTACTGTAGTCTCATTAAACACCTCAATGCCAGTCCATATACAATATAATATTCCACCCCGGTGTTGACAACCAGGCACATGCAACCTCTTGGCTCAGGTTAAGAGTTACCTTTGGGGCCAGGTCTTCCAACAACCCCAGGTTTGCCATCTGTTCCTGGAGTACCACAGACCCCCGACGGCCCCACATCTCCCGCAGGTCCTGccagaacacacaaacagacttttTCCATAACGGTGGTTCATATTCAAATCCCAAAAGGATTAATAACTAGCATCACAAAGCAACACCAGTTGAGATATACTGTATCTTGAatgcaaggccgtagccatgtagtcaacattgggggggacgaattacattttttatgatcatttcggacagcgtgcgtggttgcctgtcgtagcgtagcacatttatattttcattATTAATATATTAGGGTGGACATttagaccagatttgaatattttcggtgggatgtgtccccctcaatatgtattatgattacggccttgcttGAATGGATGAACGTGATTGTTGTCTGACCTGTAACCCCTGGTGCCCCATCTGTTCCTCTGAAGCCCTTTAGGCCGGTAGCCCCTCTTGGGCCTGGAGGACCATCAAAGCCGGGTGGTCCAAACATGCCCAAAGGCCCAGGCATCCCCTCCCCAGGCAGGCCTTGATCCCCTTGCAGCCCCTTAAAGCCCCTGGGTCCTGTTGGTGGGACAGATAGGCAGGGGGCCAACAGATAGCTGATGATTGATTATCTTCTCAACTTCACCTTACACTGATTTTGGACCATGATTTGGACCATTACTGCTCTGCACACTGTAGTGTTACCATAGAGCAGGGGGTGTCTAACTCCGGTCCTCGAaggcccctgtcctgcatgttttagatgtttccctgctccaacacacctgattcaattaaatgggttgttataacgaccattcattagaatcaggtgagctggatcagggaaacatctaaaacatgcaggacaccGGAGTTGGACACCCCTGCCACAGAGTGttgaagaaataaaaaaaaacatgttttgttgaCATAAATACACAGTTcagtatcttcagaccaagaggGTTTTGTTTATATAGCTGCAACACAGTGTGCCTAAACTCTGGGGTAAagaatactgtactgtagttgtCTCTCCAGGGGGGGTGTATCCGTACATGTGGTTTGTACCTGTGAAGCCGATGACTCCTCTGATGCCTACAGGTCCCTGCGATCCCGGGGCTCCCGGGTTACACCCCCCAGACTCACcagacaaacctggcaacccaacaAGTCCCGTATTGCCTGCAGAGCAACAAAAACATTCTTAGAATCATTTTTCCGttttgttagggttagggttaatgctttttttattttaaacatttgatcgaaatcatttttttatatttttttaaccttttgaaacttttagTTTAAAAACTTTTGAGGGGaaatcattttcattttttcacCAACTTTTTGTCAACTTTTCAAAACATTTGTTTCAAATATTGTTTcaaaccttttgaaacttttgtTCACGTTTTTTTGGGGTTGACCAGTTTTCCTGGGAAATTTTTCTTCTTTTACTTGAGGATTTAGGTTGGtgtaggtgcagttctatgggcgtatgtgaagccctctgtgacattgattGCACAAAGGAAAATTTGATTTGAATATATTCCTGTGTGGATAAACGAACCTCTGTCCCCCTGTTGTCCATTTGTTCCAGGTATACCTGGAGGACCACCCAGCCCAGGCAGGCCAGAATCTCCCGTTGCCCCCAGAGCCCCATCCTCTCCTGGGCTGCCTTGCCGACCGGGAGGCCCTAGGAGGCCTGTGCGGAAATCACCCTGAAAAACAACATGATGGCACCCAATGGAAACACAGATAACCAGTatagtgcacaaacacacactaacacgtgtgcacacacacacacacacacaccttgggaCCTGGCATCCCAGGTGCTCCTGAAGGGCCAGGCCGTCCCATGATCCCAAAGCCAGGGAAACCAGGAGCGCCTGGCTGGCCCTTGTCACCTGCCACATGGATGGACATGTCGATAAGCACCAGATAAACAGGAATGAGAGTTTGCCTATTAGAGCATAGCTTACGGAAAATAACTATCTAACCTTTAAAGCCTGTTTCTCCAGGAGGGCCTTGCACAGacagtcctctctcccccttcaacCCCATCTGGCCAGGGAAGCCAACATACCCAGTGATACCAGGATTGCCTACATTGCAAATGATAACAGCGCAGATCATAGGTAATGGTAAATGCAGTGTGTTTTCCCTTCTCTTGTTTGCGAGAGCCTCGACAGAAAGAAGATGCACTCACCTAGAGGTCCAGGGTTGCCTGCCAGCCCtttttctcccttccttcctgggTCCCCTGGCGTTGTTATGGTTTCACTTTGTTCGCCCTTCTCTcctgagagatggggaggggggggggggggtgggttatGTCATGTAATAGACAACTGGGTGACCTTCACAGATTTGATGAGTCGAGCCAAACCTACCTGGGTCTCCAATTCTCCCTCTCAGGCCTTGTATTCCAAGGTTACCCTTCTCTCCAGGGTCCCCTGGTAGCCCCAACCCAGGAGGCCCATGGACCCCTATCTGCCCTGTTCGTCCACGGGGGCCATCCTCCCCAGCGGTGCCCCGGTCCCCCTTGGCTCCTGGAGGTCCCTTTAGAAAACACACAGGTCTCTTTCTGCTGCACATACAACACAAAATGTGTAAAGTAATGATCATATGATAAGAGTTGAGTGAATATGGCATTCATATTTGTACTCATAAAGAGAATAAGGAATGTGATTACAGGGTTTCCTTTCGGGCCTTGCGGGCCTTTGATGCCTGGATATCCAGGGATGCCTTCATCTCCATCTGAGCCAGGAAACCCTGGACTTCCAGGGGAGCCTGTCGGACCTGGACTCTCTGGCGAGCCGATGAAGCCTGGATTTCCCTTGGATCCAGTTGATCCATGCATACCCGGGGTTCCAAAGGGACCCTGTGTGAAAAGGACCAAGTGTTTCACCACGGCAACGTCAGTTAAATATGAGTCAAATTAAACAGGGAAATACAGGTCAATTAATAAAGGTTAACGTACCGGAGGACCAGGGGGGCCAGTGAGACCACTCGTGCCCTTGTACCCTTTCGTCCCCAGAGGGCCATTCTGACCTGGACACATAAATAAAGCTAAGTAACGTCCACAGTAGAGAAAAATGGGCAACATCTTTCCACACTGTGACAACCTAACCATGTTGACAATTTGACCTCCCAGAGCCTCATACAGACTATGGGCTGAAGGCCAAAGAATCATGAGGATCCATTAGAGCTAGGTTACTGTCGTGTCCTGtcgagagtcagatggctgagcggtgagggagtcgggctagtaatcagaaggttgccgtattgaatccctgccgtgccaaatgactttgtgtccttgggcaaggcacttcaccctacttgcttcggggggaatgtccctgtacttgctgtaagtcgctctggataagagcgtctgctaaataactaaatgtaaatgtaatgtaaatgtgtccaGGTGTCTTACCTGTCTCCCCTGGCTTGCCTGGTTCCCCAGTAGGACCAGGAGGCCCCGGTTGCATATTCATCTCAGTACATATTCGACAGACATCTCCTTTCTCACCTAGTAACATAAGAACATGCTGATTATGATGTCCAAATTAAAGAGACACATGAGATTACACCATAGGGATAGTAGTCAGGGTGCTTACCTCCTTCACCAATGTTTCCTGTAATGCCAGTAACTCCCCTGATACCTTTGAGGCCTTTAGGACCGGGTGGTGCACTGTTACTGTTATCTGTGGATGAAGCTTAGTCCAATTACAGGTTCTCTTCTGTGAGTAAGAAGTTCGCTGTCCCAGTATGGCCACTACTGAAGGACAAAACTGGTTACCTGTGATTCCGGGGTCACCAGGATCACCAAGAGGACCTTCGTCTCCTGGAGGGCCGGTGGCCCCAGGGGGTCCGATGATATTGGGGGCAGGTTCTCCTCTTGTCCCTTGCAAACCAGGCGTT belongs to Hypomesus transpacificus isolate Combined female chromosome 15, fHypTra1, whole genome shotgun sequence and includes:
- the col4a3 gene encoding collagen alpha-5(IV) chain, which encodes MKGFHCVPVVLQCVFPLCLLLGASIPPGVTEDSCSCAGVSRCHCDGVKGNKGERGYPGYDGFPGVKGFLGMEGPPGPLGPKGNIGFPGLSGSKGSRGLPGKPGFPGPFGQPGVPGHEGPMGPTGVPGCNGTKGDIGYPAPPGLPGTVGLTGVPGVQGLKGDSYYFPVPLGLKGQRGVPGRNGGKGQQGFPGLTGLPGSEGLSGIPGLPGLPGLEGEKGQEGPSPAFRGPTGQKGDQGPPGVPGQKGIKLYAEGPKELKGEPGDVGDKGCRGLPGFPGRQGFKGDKGDQGVPGSLGKPGKEGIQGEYGFLGEKGETGYLGPPGIQGSKGVKGDVGSYGPPGDVVRVLVKIKGQPGFPGLTGRPGRVGDQGVVGFPGVKGASGQSIPGRPGKPGAPGTPGLQGTRGEPAPNIIGPPGATGPPGDEGPLGDPGDPGITDNSNSAPPGPKGLKGIRGVTGITGNIGEGGEKGDVCRICTEMNMQPGPPGPTGEPGKPGETGQNGPLGTKGYKGTSGLTGPPGPPGPFGTPGMHGSTGSKGNPGFIGSPESPGPTGSPGSPGFPGSDGDEGIPGYPGIKGPQGPKGNPGPPGAKGDRGTAGEDGPRGRTGQIGVHGPPGLGLPGDPGEKGNLGIQGLRGRIGDPGEKGEQSETITTPGDPGRKGEKGLAGNPGPLGNPGITGYVGFPGQMGLKGERGLSVQGPPGETGFKGDKGQPGAPGFPGFGIMGRPGPSGAPGMPGPKGDFRTGLLGPPGRQGSPGEDGALGATGDSGLPGLGGPPGIPGTNGQQGDRGNTGLVGLPGLSGESGGCNPGAPGSQGPVGIRGVIGFTGPRGFKGLQGDQGLPGEGMPGPLGMFGPPGFDGPPGPRGATGLKGFRGTDGAPGVTGPAGDVGPSGVCGTPGTDGKPGVVGRPGPKGLMGVGGARGPAGPRGLVGDVGPKGSKGLSTDFETFGDPGEAGPRGSSAQNGQKGEPGLAGPRGESGRTGNPGSSGPPGPPGDPGRDGQKGAPGLLGILGAQGDMGLPGVKAEKGATGVRGAAGSSGTPGMNGPKGAKGEAGLLEPGTQGRPGEKGEPGLPGVTGEMGERGDTGRFGSPGPLGSTGPRGREGIPGSRGSPGPSGEKGFDGLPGSGGCHGQNAPPGNQGLAGDPGAAGPRGSQGRDGIPGPAGEKGDMGAPDVGPRGADGQTGQPGLKGDTGFPGPYGPLGPPGSLGDMGPPGLRGPPGLPGSPGQNGVCFEGTKGERGPNGGLGVPGMQGPRGPPGPPGPGFNGDKGNKGAMGLLGTPGYRGDSGEQGSPGVDGNPGFSGDKGAMGVVGTMGPDGQKGDAGLPGGAGGPGEKGSPGQKGAKGRAVVVDKKGVPGDPGVPGLAGPRGETGVPGAPGRQGSEGLQGPKGDFGLSGPRGYAGFQGDKGDRGIPGPQGIQGEPGSSGAKGPRGTPGPYYPGPREDGFLFSRHSQGRTVPQCPRGSSLIYSGYSLLFINGNNRGHGQDLGTLGSCLPRFSTMPFLFCNTDSTCRYASRNDYSYWLSTAEAMPSDMALISGDSLEKYVSRCAVCETKANVIAVHSQTVQVPSCPLSWVPLWTGYSFVMQTGAGAEGSGQPLASPGSCLEEFRKIPFIECHGRGTCNYYTDSYSYWLASLDPNNMFSKPTPQTVKGDCPGSIVSRCQVCMKQ